From the Musa acuminata AAA Group cultivar baxijiao chromosome BXJ1-2, Cavendish_Baxijiao_AAA, whole genome shotgun sequence genome, one window contains:
- the LOC135608218 gene encoding GDP-mannose 3,5-epimerase 1-like yields MGSTGHDGTGYGAHTYEDLEREPYWPSGTLRICITGAGGFIASHIARRLKSEGHYIVASDWKKNEHMSEDMFCHEFHLVDLRVMDNCLKVTSGADHVFNLAADMGGMGFIQSNHSVIMYNNTMISFNMLEAARINGVKRFFYASSACIYPEFKQLETNVSLKESDAWPAEPQDAYGLEKLATEELCKHYNKDFGIECRIGRFHNIYGPFGTWKGGREKAPAAFCRKTLTSADRFEMWGDGLQTRSFTFIDECVEGVLRLTKSDFREPVNIGSDEMVSMNEMAEIVLSFEEKKLPIHHIPGPEGVRGRNSDNTLIKEKLGWAPTMKLKDGLRITYFWIKEQIEKEKSQGQDISVYGSSKVVGTQAPVQLGSLRAADGKE; encoded by the exons ATGGGTAGCACCGGGCATGACGGAACCGGTTATGGAGCACATACGTACGAGGACTTGGAGAGGGAGCCCTACTGGCCTTCCGGGACGCTCCGGATCTGCATCACCGGCGCCGGAGGCTTCATCGCCTCCCACATCGCCCGGCGTCTCAAGAGCGAGGGCCACTACATCGTCGCCTCCGACTGGAAGAAGAACGAGCACATGAGCGAGGACATGTTCTGCCACGAGTTCCATCTCGTCGACCTCAGGGTCATGGACAACTGCCTCAAGGTCACCAGTGGTGCAGATCACGTCTTCAATCTTGCTGCCGATATGGGAGGCATGGGTTTCATCCAGTCCAACCACTCCGTGATCATGTACAACAACACCATGATCAGCTTCAACATGCTTGAAGCTGCAAGAATCAATGGCGTCAAAAG GTTCTTTTATGCTTCCAGTGCCTGCATCTACCCCGAATTCAAACAACTGGAGACAAATGTTAGCTTgaaggagtccgatgcatggcctgCTGAG CCTCAAGATGCTTATGGCTTGGAGAAGCTGGCAACCGAAGAGTTGTGCAAGCACTACAACAAAGATTTCGGCATCGAGTGCCGCATCGGAAGGTTCCATAACATCTATGGCCCCTTTGGGACATGGAAAG GTGGAAGGGAGAAGGCACCTGCAGCATTCTGCAGGAAGACTCTCACCTCTGCAGATAGATTTGAGATGTGGGGTGATGGACTGCAAACCCGATCCTTCACCTTCATCGATGAATGCGTGGAAGGTGTTCTGAG ACTGACCAAGTCGGACTTCCGAGAGCCAGTGAACATCGGAAGTGATGAAATGGTGAGCATGAATGAGATGGCTGAGATAGTGCTGAGCTTCGAGGAGAAGAAGCTTCCCATCCACCACATTCCTGGCCCGGAAGGTGTGCGCGGGCGGAACTCCGACAACACTTTGATCAAGGAGAAGCTCGGATGGGCTCCGACAATGAAACTTAAG GACGGGCTGAGGATCACATACTTTTGGATCAAGGAACAGATCGAGAAGGAGAAGTCTCAGGGCCAAGATATATCTGTTTATGGATCATCCAAAGTGGTGGGAACTCAAGCACCGGTTCAGCTGGGATCTCTTCGTGCAGCAGATGGAAAGGAGTGA